The following coding sequences lie in one Oryctolagus cuniculus chromosome 7, mOryCun1.1, whole genome shotgun sequence genomic window:
- the SYNC gene encoding syncoilin isoform X1 yields the protein MASPELPRGGDGAAQAARASGGEETSGSLNEAEALDPEAALSLEWSLNLEDILYLGDSDDLAEPLSLEDTEKPAATLFIEEAPDEEEPAVAPAEPGETSRPVQAADQAEAVGSEEKPSAEESRAVAPPPPPSTEESLSAEDLEVLEQRFQQCVQAVARLEEERDQLIHELVLLREPALREVQQVHGDILAAYKLHAQAELQRDGLREEVRLVKQKLFKVTKECVAYQYQLECRQQDVAQFADCRQVLTTRAAQLSEELAQLRDAYRKQKEQLRQRLEAPPSQSDGHFLQESRRLSAQFESLMAESRQGLEEEYEPQLLRLLERKEAGAKALQKTQAEIQEMKEALRPLQAEARQLHLQNRNLEDQIALARQKRDEEVQQYREQLEEMEERQRQLRSGVQLQQQKNKEMEQLRISLAEELSAYKAMLPRSLEQAAAPISQAGGVETQSQGAV from the exons ATGGCCAGCCCGGAGCTGCCGCGCGGCGGGGATGGCGCCGCCCAGGCCGCGAG GGCGTCGGGAGGAGAGGAGACCTCTGGATCCCTGAATGAGGCAGAGGCCTTGGACCCAGAAGCTGCGCTCTCTCTGGAGTGGTCCCTGAACCTAGAAGACATTCTCTACCTGGGGGACTCTGATGACTTGGCCGAGCCGCTCTCTCTGGAAGACACTGAGAAGCCAGCGGCGACCCTGTTCATCGAGGAGGCGCCAGATGAGGAGGAGCCTGCGGTGGCGCCCGCGGAGCCAGGGGAGACCTCGAGGCCCGTGCAGGCCGCGGACCAGGCAGAGGCGGTCGGGAGCGAGGAGAAGCCCAGCGCCGAGGAGAGCCGGGCAGTcgcaccgccgccgccgcccagcACCGAGGAGAGCCTGAGCGCCGAGGACCTGGAGGTGCTGGAGCAGCGTTTCCAGCAGTGCGTGCAGGCCGTGGCccgcctggaagaggagcgggaCCAGCTCATCCACGAGCTGGTGCTGCTGCGAGAACCGGCCCTGCGGGAGGTGCAGCAAGTGCACGGGGACATCCTGGCTGCCTACAAGCTGCACGCGCAGGCCGAGCTGCAGCGGGACGGGCTCCGGGAGGAGGTGCGGCTGGTCAAGCAGAAGCTGTTCAAGGTGACCAAGGAGTGCGTGGCCTACCAGTACCAGCTGGAGTGCCGCCAGCAGGACGTGGCCCAGTTTGCCGACTGTCGGCAGGTGCTGACCACGCGGGCGGCCCAGCTCTCCGAGGAGCTGGCGCAGCTCCGGGACGCCTACCGGAAGCAGAAGGAGCAGTTGCGGCAACGACTCGAGGCACCCCCGAGCCAGAGCGATGGGCACTTCCTCCAGGAGAGCCGGCGGCTCTCTGCCCAGTTCGAAAGTCTCATGGCGGAAAGCCgccagggcctggaggaggagtACGAGCCTCAGCTGCTGCGGCTCCTGGAGCGGAAAGAGGCCGGGGCCAAAGCTCTGCAGAAAACGCAGGCGGAGATCCAGGAGATGAAGGAGGCCCTGAgacccctgcaggcagaggcccggCAGCTCCACCTGCAGAACCGGAACCTGGAGGACCAGATCGCGCTCGCCAGGCAGAAGCGCGACGAGGAGGTGCAGCAGTACAGG GAACAGCTGGAGGAAATGGAAGAACGGCAGAGGCAACTGAGAAGTGGGGTCCAACTCCAGCAGCAGAAGAACAAAGAGATGGAGCAGCTAAGGATCAGTCTTGCAGAAGAGCTCTCAGCTTATAA gGCTATGctacccaggagcctggaacaggCTGCTGCTCCAATTTCTCAGGCAGGTGGAGTCGAGACACAGTCTCAAG GGGCTGTTTAG
- the SYNC gene encoding syncoilin isoform X2, which yields MASPELPRGGDGAAQAARASGGEETSGSLNEAEALDPEAALSLEWSLNLEDILYLGDSDDLAEPLSLEDTEKPAATLFIEEAPDEEEPAVAPAEPGETSRPVQAADQAEAVGSEEKPSAEESRAVAPPPPPSTEESLSAEDLEVLEQRFQQCVQAVARLEEERDQLIHELVLLREPALREVQQVHGDILAAYKLHAQAELQRDGLREEVRLVKQKLFKVTKECVAYQYQLECRQQDVAQFADCRQVLTTRAAQLSEELAQLRDAYRKQKEQLRQRLEAPPSQSDGHFLQESRRLSAQFESLMAESRQGLEEEYEPQLLRLLERKEAGAKALQKTQAEIQEMKEALRPLQAEARQLHLQNRNLEDQIALARQKRDEEVQQYREQLEEMEERQRQLRSGVQLQQQKNKEMEQLRISLAEELSAYKGCLEMYCRICNPETTNQPS from the exons ATGGCCAGCCCGGAGCTGCCGCGCGGCGGGGATGGCGCCGCCCAGGCCGCGAG GGCGTCGGGAGGAGAGGAGACCTCTGGATCCCTGAATGAGGCAGAGGCCTTGGACCCAGAAGCTGCGCTCTCTCTGGAGTGGTCCCTGAACCTAGAAGACATTCTCTACCTGGGGGACTCTGATGACTTGGCCGAGCCGCTCTCTCTGGAAGACACTGAGAAGCCAGCGGCGACCCTGTTCATCGAGGAGGCGCCAGATGAGGAGGAGCCTGCGGTGGCGCCCGCGGAGCCAGGGGAGACCTCGAGGCCCGTGCAGGCCGCGGACCAGGCAGAGGCGGTCGGGAGCGAGGAGAAGCCCAGCGCCGAGGAGAGCCGGGCAGTcgcaccgccgccgccgcccagcACCGAGGAGAGCCTGAGCGCCGAGGACCTGGAGGTGCTGGAGCAGCGTTTCCAGCAGTGCGTGCAGGCCGTGGCccgcctggaagaggagcgggaCCAGCTCATCCACGAGCTGGTGCTGCTGCGAGAACCGGCCCTGCGGGAGGTGCAGCAAGTGCACGGGGACATCCTGGCTGCCTACAAGCTGCACGCGCAGGCCGAGCTGCAGCGGGACGGGCTCCGGGAGGAGGTGCGGCTGGTCAAGCAGAAGCTGTTCAAGGTGACCAAGGAGTGCGTGGCCTACCAGTACCAGCTGGAGTGCCGCCAGCAGGACGTGGCCCAGTTTGCCGACTGTCGGCAGGTGCTGACCACGCGGGCGGCCCAGCTCTCCGAGGAGCTGGCGCAGCTCCGGGACGCCTACCGGAAGCAGAAGGAGCAGTTGCGGCAACGACTCGAGGCACCCCCGAGCCAGAGCGATGGGCACTTCCTCCAGGAGAGCCGGCGGCTCTCTGCCCAGTTCGAAAGTCTCATGGCGGAAAGCCgccagggcctggaggaggagtACGAGCCTCAGCTGCTGCGGCTCCTGGAGCGGAAAGAGGCCGGGGCCAAAGCTCTGCAGAAAACGCAGGCGGAGATCCAGGAGATGAAGGAGGCCCTGAgacccctgcaggcagaggcccggCAGCTCCACCTGCAGAACCGGAACCTGGAGGACCAGATCGCGCTCGCCAGGCAGAAGCGCGACGAGGAGGTGCAGCAGTACAGG GAACAGCTGGAGGAAATGGAAGAACGGCAGAGGCAACTGAGAAGTGGGGTCCAACTCCAGCAGCAGAAGAACAAAGAGATGGAGCAGCTAAGGATCAGTCTTGCAGAAGAGCTCTCAGCTTATAA GGGCTGTTTAGAAATGTACTGCCGAATCTGTAACCCAGAAACAACAAACCAACCTTCTTAG
- the SYNC gene encoding syncoilin isoform X3, whose translation MASPELPRGGDGAAQAARASGGEETSGSLNEAEALDPEAALSLEWSLNLEDILYLGDSDDLAEPLSLEDTEKPAATLFIEEAPDEEEPAVAPAEPGETSRPVQAADQAEAVGSEEKPSAEESRAVAPPPPPSTEESLSAEDLEVLEQRFQQCVQAVARLEEERDQLIHELVLLREPALREVQQVHGDILAAYKLHAQAELQRDGLREEVRLVKQKLFKVTKECVAYQYQLECRQQDVAQFADCRQVLTTRAAQLSEELAQLRDAYRKQKEQLRQRLEAPPSQSDGHFLQESRRLSAQFESLMAESRQGLEEEYEPQLLRLLERKEAGAKALQKTQAEIQEMKEALRPLQAEARQLHLQNRNLEDQIALARQKRDEEVQQYRGLFRNVLPNL comes from the exons ATGGCCAGCCCGGAGCTGCCGCGCGGCGGGGATGGCGCCGCCCAGGCCGCGAG GGCGTCGGGAGGAGAGGAGACCTCTGGATCCCTGAATGAGGCAGAGGCCTTGGACCCAGAAGCTGCGCTCTCTCTGGAGTGGTCCCTGAACCTAGAAGACATTCTCTACCTGGGGGACTCTGATGACTTGGCCGAGCCGCTCTCTCTGGAAGACACTGAGAAGCCAGCGGCGACCCTGTTCATCGAGGAGGCGCCAGATGAGGAGGAGCCTGCGGTGGCGCCCGCGGAGCCAGGGGAGACCTCGAGGCCCGTGCAGGCCGCGGACCAGGCAGAGGCGGTCGGGAGCGAGGAGAAGCCCAGCGCCGAGGAGAGCCGGGCAGTcgcaccgccgccgccgcccagcACCGAGGAGAGCCTGAGCGCCGAGGACCTGGAGGTGCTGGAGCAGCGTTTCCAGCAGTGCGTGCAGGCCGTGGCccgcctggaagaggagcgggaCCAGCTCATCCACGAGCTGGTGCTGCTGCGAGAACCGGCCCTGCGGGAGGTGCAGCAAGTGCACGGGGACATCCTGGCTGCCTACAAGCTGCACGCGCAGGCCGAGCTGCAGCGGGACGGGCTCCGGGAGGAGGTGCGGCTGGTCAAGCAGAAGCTGTTCAAGGTGACCAAGGAGTGCGTGGCCTACCAGTACCAGCTGGAGTGCCGCCAGCAGGACGTGGCCCAGTTTGCCGACTGTCGGCAGGTGCTGACCACGCGGGCGGCCCAGCTCTCCGAGGAGCTGGCGCAGCTCCGGGACGCCTACCGGAAGCAGAAGGAGCAGTTGCGGCAACGACTCGAGGCACCCCCGAGCCAGAGCGATGGGCACTTCCTCCAGGAGAGCCGGCGGCTCTCTGCCCAGTTCGAAAGTCTCATGGCGGAAAGCCgccagggcctggaggaggagtACGAGCCTCAGCTGCTGCGGCTCCTGGAGCGGAAAGAGGCCGGGGCCAAAGCTCTGCAGAAAACGCAGGCGGAGATCCAGGAGATGAAGGAGGCCCTGAgacccctgcaggcagaggcccggCAGCTCCACCTGCAGAACCGGAACCTGGAGGACCAGATCGCGCTCGCCAGGCAGAAGCGCGACGAGGAGGTGCAGCAGTACAGG GGGCTGTTTAGAAATGTACTGCCGAATCTGTAA